DNA sequence from the Amycolatopsis sp. Hca4 genome:
CCAGCAAGACGCTCGCCCCGGCCCTCCGCCTGGCCTGGCTGGTGCTGCCGCGGTCGCTGGTGGAGCCGGTCCGCGCGGCGATGGCCGAAAGCGGCTCGCGCCCGGCGTTGCTGAACCAGCTGGCGCTGGCCGAGCTGATCGACTCGGGCGCGTACGACCGGCACGTCCGCCGCAGCCGCGCCGAGTACCGCTCCCGCCGCACCCGCCTCTTGGCCGCACTACCGGACTCGGTCCGCCCGCACGGCATCGCGGCCGGCCTGCACCTGCTCCTCATGCTGCCCCCGGACGGCCCTTCCGAGGCCACCGCCCTGGCCGCCTGCCGCCGCCGCGCAATCGGCATCGAAGGCCTGTCCGGCCACTGGATGACCCCCGACGGCCCCGGCGGCCTCATCGTCGGCTACGCGGCAACCCCATCCCACGCCTTCACCGGAGCAACCCAAAACCTGGTGGAAGCCCTAGCCGAAATAACCCCCTGACACCCCAACTCCCGCCCCCAGACACGCGAGTCCCGCCCCCAAACACGCGACTCCCGCCTCCAATCACGCCAACCGACCCTCCAGGCACGCGATCCGACCCTCCAGATGCGCGGTCCGACTCTCCCGGTACGCGAGTCGACCCTCCGATCACGCGAGTCGACCTCCCAATCACGTGTGATGCCCCTCCAATCACACGTGATGCCCCTTCAATCACGCGAGAAGCCCGCCCAATCACGCGAGATACCCCGCCAAGCACAGGTGATGCCCGCGGGCCGCTCCACCGGAGCGGCCCGCAGCCACCGTCAGAACCAGCAGTCCGGCCGGACCCGGAGCAGTTCCGTCCGCAGCACCGGCGTCCCGTCGACCGGCGCCGGGTCCTCCGCGGTCGGCTGGATCCCGCCGGCCGCGACCTTGTCCAGCGTCTTCAGCCCTTCCGCACCGACCGTGCCGAACACCGTGTAGTTCGGCCGCAGCGCGGAATCGCCGTACACGACGAAGAACTGCGAACCGTTCGTGTCCGGCCCCGCGTTGGCCATCGCGAGCAGCCCGCGCGCGTAGACCCGCCGGGCGCCGGTCGGGTCGGTCGGGGCCGGCGGCAGGTCGACCGGCAGCTCGTCCTTGTACTTGTAGCCCGGCCCGCCTTCCCCGGTCGCCGTCGGGTCACCGCACTGCAGCACCTTCAACGTCGGGTACGCGGTCAGCCGGTGGCACACCGTGTGGTCGTAGAACCGGTGCCGCGCCAGGTGCAGGAAGCTCTGCACGGTGCATGGCGCCTTCGCCCGGTCCAGCCGCAGCGGCAGCGCACCCTGGCTGGTCGGCACGGCGACGTCGACCTTGCCGCGGTCCGGCGTGTGCCGCGGGTCGGGCGGCAGCGGGACCGGCCGCGCGGGCGGCTCGTCCGGGGTTTCGGTGTACTGGCAGGGCCCGTGCGTCGTCTTCGGCGGCGGAGCGTCGGCCGCCGCGGCGACGCCGTTCCCCGCCACGAACAACGCGCCCGCCGCCAGCGCGGTGAGAAGTGTCCTCTTCATGCTGCACGCCCTCCCAGTGATCGCCCGGTTCCGGAGCGCCCCGCAGTCTAGGGCCCGGCACCGACAGCCAGAACCGGCGAAAGTCGTCCCACGTCAGCCGGTCGGGTGAACCTCGGCGCCCGCACCCCGGAAATTGTCGGACCCCCGGCGCACGATGGTCGGCACACGGCAAACCCGCCGTCCACGAGGGGAGAGCACCATGGAGATCCGGCGGAGAACCGTTGCGCTGGCACGGTTTCTGCTGACGCGGCTCGCGTCCGCACTACCCGCGCAGGTCCGCGATCAGTTCCTCGGCGGCGGCGAACGGGTCCAGTTCCCGCGCCACGACCCGCTCGGCCACCCCGGCGAGCCGCCCTCCGCCGCGCAGGTCGACGAGCTCCGCCCGAAGCCGCCGGAGCGCGATCGCCTCGACCTCGTCCCGCGCCCGCGCCACCCGGCGCCGGGCCAGCTCGTCGTGCTCGGCCAGCCAGTCGTGGTGCGCGGCCAGCGCCCGGACGACGTCGTCGACGCCCTCGCCCTTGGCCGCGACGGTCCGCACGATCGGCTGGCGCCAGCTCGGCCCCCGGATCTCCCGGCGCGCCAGGGAAATCATCTGCTTGAGGTCGTGCACGGTGGCGTCGGCGCCGTCGCGGTCCGCCTTGTTCACGACGAAGACGTCGGCGATCTCCAGCACGCCGGCCTTCGCGGCCTGGATGCCATCGCCCATGCCCGGGGCGAGCAGCACCACTGTGGTGTCGGCGAGTTTCACGACGTCCACTTCGGACTGCCCGACGCCGACGGTCTCGATCAGCACGACGTCGAACCCGGCCGCGTCCAGCACGCGCACCGCCTGCGGGGTCGCCCAGGAGAGCCCGCCGAGGTGCCCGCGGGTAGCCATCGAGCGGATGAACACCCCGGGGTCGGTGGCGTGCTCGGTCATCCGGATCCGGTCGCCGAGCAGCGCACCGCCCGAAAACGGCGAAGACGGGTCGATGGCCAGCACCCCGACTCGCTTGCCCTCCGCGCGCAACGCGGTGAGCAGCGCCGAGGTCGATGTCGACTTGCCGACTCCTGGCGGTCCGGTGAGCCCGACGACCCGGGCCCGCCCGGTGTGCGGGGTCAGCGCCCGCGCGATATCCGCGACGCGCGGGTGGGCGTCCTCGACGAGCGACAGCAGCCGCGCGACGGCACGGGGTTGGCCGTCCCGCGCGCGGCCGACGAGGTCGTCGAGATCGAGTGGTCCGGCCACTTACGCCGACGGCACCCGCAGCAGGAGGGCGTCGCCCTGGCCGCCGCCACCGCACAGCGCGGCCGCGCCGAGCCCGCCGCCGCGGCGGCGCAGCTCGTGGATCAGGTGCACCGCGAGCCGGGCGCCGGAGGCGCCGATCGGGTGGCCGAGGGCGATGGCGCCGCCGTTGACGTTGACCTTCTCCGGGTCGAGGCCGAGCTTCTCGGTGGAGACGAGCCCGACGGCGGCGAAGGCCTCGTTGATTTCGACGAGGTCGAGCGCGTCGGCGGTCAGGTTCGCCTTCGCCAGCGCGGCGAGGATGGCGTTCGACGGCTGCTCGTGCAGGCTCGCGTCGGGCCCGGCGACGACACCGTGCGCGCCGATCTCGGCCAGCGGCGTGATCCCGAGCTCCTCGGCCTTGGCCTTGCTGGCCACGACGACCGCGGCGGCGCCGTCGGAGATCTGCGAGGCCGAGCCGGCGGTGATGGTGCCGTCGGAGGCGAAGGCCGGGCGCAGCTTGGCGAGGCCTTCGGCGGTCGTGTCGGCGCGGACGCCCTCGTCGGTGTCGAAGACGACCGGGTCACCCTTGCGCTGCGGGATGGAGACCGGCGCGATCTCGTCGGCGAAGTAGCCGTTCTTGATCGCCTCGGCGGCGCGCTGGTGGGAGCGGGCGGAGAAGGCGTCCTGCTGCTCGCGGGTGACGCCGTAGCGGGCGTTGTACTTCTCCGTCGAGGCGCCCATGGCGACCTGGTCGAAGGCGCAGAAGAGGCCGTCGTAGGCCATGTGGTCGACGAGCGTGGTGTCGCCGTACTTGAAGCCGGAGCGGGACTTGGGCAGCAGGTGCGGTGCCTGGGTCATCGACTCCTGGCCGCCGGCGACGACGAGGTCGAACTCGCCGGCACGGATGAGCTGGTCGGCGAGGGCGATGGCGTCGAGGCCGGAGAGGCAGACCTTGTTGATGGTCAGCGCGGGCACGCTCATCGGGATGCCCGCGGCGACGGCGGCCTGGCGGGCCGGGATCTGGCCGGCGCCGGCGGTGAGCACCTGGCCCATGATCGTGTACTGCACCGCGTCCGGGGAGACCCCGGCGCGTTCGAGGGCCGCCTTGATCGCGACACCGCCCAGCTGGGCGCCCGTGAAGTCCTTGAGGGAGCCCAGCAGGCGCCCGATCGGCGTACGGGCGGCACCCAGGATCACGGAACCGGACACGGCGTCCTCCAAGCATCGGCGCATGGGCAGTTTTTCCGACCATACCCGGGAGCAGGGCTTCTTGATGGAGCCAGTGTGAGGCGGGGCACGCGACGAATCCGCCTCGCCGCGGCGCGCGGGCCCCCTATCCTGCCTCCATGGATGACGCCCTGCGGCCGTTCGTGACGGCCATCGACCACGTCGGCATCGCGGTCCCGGACCTGGACGCGGCCATCGAGTTCCACCGCGCGCACTTCGGACTGGAGGTCGCGCACGAGGAGGTGAACGAGGAGCAGGGAGTCCGCGAGGCGATGCTGCGCGCCCCGGGCACGGCGGGCACGGAGACGCAGATCCAGCTCCTGGCCCCGCTGCGCGAAGACTCGGCGATCGGCAAGTTCCTGGCCAAGAGCGGCCCGGGCCTGCAGCAGCTGGCGTACCGGGTGTCCGATGTGGACGCCGCGGCGGCGGCCCTGCGCGAGAAGGGCCTGCGCATGCTGTACGAGGAGGCGAAGAGGGGTACCTCTAACAGCCGGGTGAACTTCGTCCACCCGAAGGACGCGGGCGGCGTCCTCGTGGAACTGGTCGAGCCGGCCAAGGGCGCCACGGAGCACTGACTCGTTCCGGCACAACGGATCGGGGCGCCGGCCGCACGTCCGTGACGCCGAACGGGCGCACGGCCGGCACGCCGACCCAGGCAAGGCCGGCGCCGATCCGGGCAAGGCCAGCACGCCGACCCGGGCAAGGCCTGCGCGCCGACCCAGGCAAGGCCGGCGCGCCGATTCGGGCTAGGCCGGCGCGGCCTTCGACGCGAGCGCGTCCGCGATGAACGTCAGCTCGCCGTCGAACTCCGCCGGCAGGTCGTCGTCCGAGTGCCGGGCCGTCGCGTGCCGGTGGCTGACCGCGCGGGCCAGCAAGCCCGACGCCCGCTCGACGTCGGCCGTCGGCAAGCCGCCGCCTGTCGCCGCGACGATCACCGCGCGGACCTGGCGGACCAGCACCTGGAACCGCTCGTGCAGGGCGTCGCGGACCGCGTGGTGCGTGTCCGCCTCGCGCCACAGCAGGTGCGACAGGCCCAGCGACCTGCTGAACCGGTGGTCGAGCTCGCGGACCAACCGGCGCAGGCTGCCCGCCAGATCGCCCGGCACGACGACCACCGCCGGCTCGATACGCTCGTCCGGCAAGCGCTCGACCAGGGCCGTCAGCAGGTCGGACTTGTGGCGGAAGTAGTAGTGCACCAGCCCCTTCGGCACCCCGGCGCGCTCCGCGATGCGCGAAGTCGGGGTGGCGTCGAAGCCGGACTCGGCGAAGAGCGCCTCGGCGGCGCAGAGAATGCGCTCCTTCGCCGAATCCTCGGTCATGCCCGTGCCTCCTGCGTCGTCAGTGCTGCCCGGCCGTGCGGTGCGCGGCGTTCGCGACCGGCATCGCCGCCGCACCGGCGATGACCA
Encoded proteins:
- a CDS encoding peptidylprolyl isomerase, yielding MKRTLLTALAAGALFVAGNGVAAAADAPPPKTTHGPCQYTETPDEPPARPVPLPPDPRHTPDRGKVDVAVPTSQGALPLRLDRAKAPCTVQSFLHLARHRFYDHTVCHRLTAYPTLKVLQCGDPTATGEGGPGYKYKDELPVDLPPAPTDPTGARRVYARGLLAMANAGPDTNGSQFFVVYGDSALRPNYTVFGTVGAEGLKTLDKVAAGGIQPTAEDPAPVDGTPVLRTELLRVRPDCWF
- a CDS encoding acetyl-CoA C-acetyltransferase, with amino-acid sequence MSGSVILGAARTPIGRLLGSLKDFTGAQLGGVAIKAALERAGVSPDAVQYTIMGQVLTAGAGQIPARQAAVAAGIPMSVPALTINKVCLSGLDAIALADQLIRAGEFDLVVAGGQESMTQAPHLLPKSRSGFKYGDTTLVDHMAYDGLFCAFDQVAMGASTEKYNARYGVTREQQDAFSARSHQRAAEAIKNGYFADEIAPVSIPQRKGDPVVFDTDEGVRADTTAEGLAKLRPAFASDGTITAGSASQISDGAAAVVVASKAKAEELGITPLAEIGAHGVVAGPDASLHEQPSNAILAALAKANLTADALDLVEINEAFAAVGLVSTEKLGLDPEKVNVNGGAIALGHPIGASGARLAVHLIHELRRRGGGLGAAALCGGGGQGDALLLRVPSA
- the mce gene encoding methylmalonyl-CoA epimerase, with the protein product MDDALRPFVTAIDHVGIAVPDLDAAIEFHRAHFGLEVAHEEVNEEQGVREAMLRAPGTAGTETQIQLLAPLREDSAIGKFLAKSGPGLQQLAYRVSDVDAAAAALREKGLRMLYEEAKRGTSNSRVNFVHPKDAGGVLVELVEPAKGATEH
- the meaB gene encoding methylmalonyl Co-A mutase-associated GTPase MeaB, which gives rise to MAGPLDLDDLVGRARDGQPRAVARLLSLVEDAHPRVADIARALTPHTGRARVVGLTGPPGVGKSTSTSALLTALRAEGKRVGVLAIDPSSPFSGGALLGDRIRMTEHATDPGVFIRSMATRGHLGGLSWATPQAVRVLDAAGFDVVLIETVGVGQSEVDVVKLADTTVVLLAPGMGDGIQAAKAGVLEIADVFVVNKADRDGADATVHDLKQMISLARREIRGPSWRQPIVRTVAAKGEGVDDVVRALAAHHDWLAEHDELARRRVARARDEVEAIALRRLRAELVDLRGGGRLAGVAERVVARELDPFAAAEELIADLRG
- a CDS encoding TetR/AcrR family transcriptional regulator; protein product: MTEDSAKERILCAAEALFAESGFDATPTSRIAERAGVPKGLVHYYFRHKSDLLTALVERLPDERIEPAVVVVPGDLAGSLRRLVRELDHRFSRSLGLSHLLWREADTHHAVRDALHERFQVLVRQVRAVIVAATGGGLPTADVERASGLLARAVSHRHATARHSDDDLPAEFDGELTFIADALASKAAPA